In Paenibacillus sp., the sequence GCCGGCGCGACGATCTCGTCGTCCAGTTCCGCAACATTCGCGACCGCCAGCACGAGAAATGGCCGAACGCGCAGTACATCGGCTACTTCCAGGCGTACACGAATACGTACGCGCCGGTGAGCGAGCTGCGGGAATACTACGAGACTATCCTGGCCCAGCCCGGCGTCGTAGGCTTGTCGATCGCGACGCGGCCCGACTGCCTGCCGGACGACGTGATCGAATATTTGGCGGAGCTCAATCAGCGCACCTATTTATGGATCGAAATGGGGCTGCAGACGGTCCACGAGCGCACTTCGCAGCTGATCAACCGGGCGCATGATACGGACATGTATCTACGGGCCGTAGAGAAGCTGCGGGCGCACGGCATCCGCGTCTGCGCGCACATCATTTACGGCCTTCCTCAAGAGACGCACGAGATGATGCTGGAAACGGGCGATGCGGTATCGCGCATGGACGTGCAAGGCATTAAAATTCATCTGCTCCACCTGATGCGCAAAACGCCGATGGTCAAGCAGTACGAAGCCGGACTCGTCCGCTTCCTGGAGCGAGACGAATACGTCGGCCTCGTCGTCGACACGCTGGAGCGGCTGCCCCCGGAGATGATCGTGCACCGCGTGACGGGCGACGCGCCGCGCGAGCTGTTGATCGGGCCGATGTGGAGCCTTCGCAAATGGGAAGTGCTGAACGCGATCGACGCCGAGCTTGTGCGCAGAGACACGTGGCAGGGCAAGCTTTGGCGCCCGTCGGCTCCGCTTCGCCCGAGCGGCGTCGGCAACGCCGACATCGGCGTCGCCAACGCGGCCGCCGGCTTCAGCGCCGCCGGTTCGCGCCGAGAGGATGGCCGTTAATATGGGCTTCCTATCG encodes:
- a CDS encoding TIGR01212 family radical SAM protein (This family includes YhcC from E. coli K-12, an uncharacterized radical SAM protein.) produces the protein MTYASSSASSSGPLLWGDKRFHTWNYEMRERFGTKVFKVMLDAGFTCPNRDGAIATGGCTFCSARGSGDFAGSRRDDLVVQFRNIRDRQHEKWPNAQYIGYFQAYTNTYAPVSELREYYETILAQPGVVGLSIATRPDCLPDDVIEYLAELNQRTYLWIEMGLQTVHERTSQLINRAHDTDMYLRAVEKLRAHGIRVCAHIIYGLPQETHEMMLETGDAVSRMDVQGIKIHLLHLMRKTPMVKQYEAGLVRFLERDEYVGLVVDTLERLPPEMIVHRVTGDAPRELLIGPMWSLRKWEVLNAIDAELVRRDTWQGKLWRPSAPLRPSGVGNADIGVANAAAGFSAAGSRREDGR